Proteins encoded by one window of Mycolicibacterium cosmeticum:
- a CDS encoding cytochrome P450, with the protein MTETVSRTSTEVTTEQSAADRVGHLPPGPRIARPLQGFAFALFRRQMTDHLVRRHGAAVTVSLPVYGQTVIIADPQLAKQLFAANTDDVGNIQPNLSRVLGPGSVFALDRAEHRRRRKLLTPPFHGKSIKNYERIFEEETLREAANWPVGQEFPTLEPMMRITLNAILRAVFGADGAHLDDLRRIIPPWVTLGSRVATLPAPKRNYGRWSPWGRLAEYRRQYDAVVGRLIDDVRADPGLAERDDVLALLLRTTYEDGTAMSRQDIADELLTLLAAGHETTASTLAWVFERASRHPQVLARLVQEADAGDGNEYRQAVILETQRARTVIDFAGRHVYAPTFQLGEWVVPQGHSIMVSLSQLHRREFADPDRFDPQRFVGTRPPLAWVPYGGGTRRCVGAVFANVEMDVVLRTVLRHFTIATATAPGEAVHSRGVAYTPKRGGRVTLTRR; encoded by the coding sequence ATGACCGAGACAGTCAGCCGAACGAGCACCGAGGTAACCACCGAGCAGTCCGCTGCCGACAGGGTCGGGCACCTACCGCCCGGCCCGCGCATCGCCCGCCCGCTGCAGGGCTTCGCCTTCGCGCTGTTCCGCAGGCAGATGACCGACCACCTGGTGCGGCGCCACGGGGCCGCGGTCACGGTCAGCCTGCCGGTATACGGGCAGACCGTCATCATCGCCGACCCGCAGCTGGCCAAGCAGTTGTTCGCGGCCAACACCGACGATGTCGGCAACATCCAGCCGAACCTGTCCCGGGTGCTGGGCCCGGGCTCGGTGTTCGCGCTGGACCGTGCCGAGCACCGCCGCCGGCGCAAGCTGCTCACCCCGCCCTTCCACGGCAAGAGCATCAAGAACTACGAGCGCATCTTCGAAGAGGAGACGCTGCGCGAGGCGGCGAATTGGCCTGTCGGTCAAGAATTTCCGACGCTGGAACCGATGATGCGGATCACCTTGAACGCAATCCTGCGCGCGGTGTTCGGCGCCGACGGCGCGCACCTGGACGACTTGCGCCGTATCATCCCGCCCTGGGTGACGCTGGGCTCTCGGGTGGCCACCCTGCCCGCCCCGAAACGGAACTACGGGCGCTGGAGCCCGTGGGGGCGGTTGGCCGAATACCGGCGCCAGTACGACGCGGTGGTCGGCCGGCTGATCGACGACGTGCGGGCCGACCCCGGGCTGGCCGAGCGCGACGACGTGCTGGCGCTGTTGTTGCGCACCACCTATGAGGACGGCACGGCCATGTCGCGCCAGGACATCGCGGACGAACTGCTCACCCTGCTGGCGGCCGGGCACGAGACGACGGCGTCGACGCTGGCCTGGGTGTTCGAGCGGGCGAGCCGGCATCCGCAGGTGCTGGCCCGGCTGGTGCAGGAGGCCGACGCGGGTGACGGGAACGAGTACCGGCAGGCCGTCATCCTGGAAACCCAGCGGGCCCGCACCGTCATCGATTTCGCCGGCAGGCACGTCTACGCGCCGACCTTCCAGCTGGGTGAATGGGTTGTCCCGCAAGGGCATTCGATCATGGTGAGCCTGTCCCAGCTGCACAGGCGGGAATTCGCCGACCCGGACCGGTTCGACCCGCAGCGGTTCGTCGGCACCCGGCCCCCGCTGGCCTGGGTGCCCTACGGCGGCGGCACACGGCGCTGCGTCGGGGCGGTGTTCGCCAACGTCGAGATGGACGTGGTGCTGCGAACCGTCTTGCGGCACTTCACCATTGCCACCGCCACCGCGCCCGGTGAGGCGGTGCACTCCAGGGGAGTGGCCTACACACCGAAGCGCGGTGGCCGGGTGACGCTGACTAGGCGCTAG
- a CDS encoding TetR family transcriptional regulator has protein sequence MSDAALESTRRRLSAKQADTVERLGNAAIDLLNREGFGALTVRRVAADAGVGAATAYTYFSSKEHLVAEVFWRRLAASPPTEHGDGDAVVRASEVLRHIALLVADEPEFAGAVTSALLARDPDVEVLRQRIGRDIRERLLTALGPDTDLDVIESLELLYSGALVRAGMGYVSYADIAPRLERSARLILG, from the coding sequence GTGTCCGACGCGGCTCTGGAGTCGACTCGGCGTCGCCTGAGTGCCAAACAGGCCGATACCGTCGAGCGGCTCGGCAATGCCGCCATCGACCTGCTCAACCGCGAGGGCTTCGGTGCGCTGACGGTGCGCCGGGTGGCCGCCGACGCCGGGGTGGGCGCGGCCACCGCCTATACCTACTTCTCCTCGAAGGAACACCTTGTCGCAGAGGTGTTCTGGCGTCGGCTGGCGGCCTCGCCGCCCACCGAACACGGCGACGGCGACGCGGTGGTCCGGGCCAGCGAGGTGTTGCGGCACATCGCGCTGTTGGTGGCCGACGAACCGGAATTCGCCGGCGCGGTGACCAGCGCCCTGCTGGCGCGCGATCCCGACGTCGAGGTGTTGCGCCAGCGCATCGGCCGCGACATCCGCGAGCGGTTGCTTACCGCGCTGGGCCCCGACACCGACCTGGACGTCATCGAGTCGCTGGAACTGCTGTATTCCGGCGCGCTGGTCCGGGCCGGCATGGGGTATGTCTCCTACGCCGATATCGCGCCCCGGCTGGAGCGCTCAGCCCGGCTGATCCTGGGCTGA
- a CDS encoding class I SAM-dependent methyltransferase, translating into MTATALPPDAARLFEFAETVTGFMPADEGRALYDAAVRYLSGGVGVEIGTYCGKSTVLLGAAARQVGGTIYTVDHHHGSEEHQPGWEYHDTTLVDPVTGRFDTLPSLRHTLDLAGLEDQVVPIVGKSPVVARVWGMPLQFLFIDGGHTEEHAQRDYDGWARWVAPGGALVIHDVFPDPNDGGQAPYHIYRRAIDSGEFREVSVTRSLRLLERVG; encoded by the coding sequence ATGACTGCAACCGCCCTGCCGCCCGACGCCGCGCGGCTCTTCGAGTTCGCCGAGACGGTCACCGGTTTCATGCCCGCCGACGAGGGCCGCGCGCTCTACGACGCGGCCGTGCGCTACCTGTCCGGCGGCGTCGGGGTCGAGATCGGTACCTACTGCGGCAAGTCCACGGTGCTGCTCGGCGCGGCGGCCCGGCAGGTCGGCGGCACCATCTACACCGTCGACCACCACCACGGTTCCGAGGAGCACCAGCCCGGCTGGGAGTACCACGACACCACGCTGGTGGACCCGGTGACCGGCCGCTTCGACACGCTGCCGTCGCTGCGCCACACCCTCGACCTGGCCGGCCTGGAGGATCAGGTGGTGCCGATCGTCGGGAAGTCCCCGGTGGTGGCGCGGGTGTGGGGAATGCCGTTGCAGTTCTTGTTCATCGACGGCGGCCACACCGAAGAGCACGCCCAGCGCGACTACGACGGCTGGGCCCGCTGGGTAGCACCGGGCGGCGCGCTGGTGATTCACGACGTCTTCCCCGACCCGAACGACGGCGGTCAGGCGCCGTATCACATCTACCGCCGGGCCATCGATTCCGGCGAGTTCCGTGAGGTGTCGGTGACGCGCTCGCTGCGGTTGCTGGAGCGGGTCGGCTAG
- a CDS encoding prenyltransferase, which produces MPHLAIPGVSGVLTPRQCRQTAESIADTQESDGAVPWSVGGHTDPWDHVENLMALTVAGLIEPARAGFEWCRTTQRADGSWPIQVRGGVVEDANTDSNFCAYIATGVWHHVLVTGDRRFAVHMWPTVSRAIDLVLGMQLPGGQISWARSDAGMMDEALLTGCASIYHSIRCALALANYLGEAQPEWEVAVGALGHAITDHPEAFAPKDSHAMEWYYPVLGGALRGAAAHARIAERWNDFVVDGLGIRCVDHRPWVTGAETCELVMALDAIGARAKAHEQFAAMQHLREGDGSYWTGLVFADGKRWPEERTTWTGAAMILAADALSCTTPASGIFRGAGLPRGLEGEFDCACAASGR; this is translated from the coding sequence ATGCCGCACCTCGCGATTCCCGGTGTGTCAGGTGTGCTGACGCCGCGTCAGTGTCGGCAGACGGCCGAGTCGATCGCCGACACCCAGGAATCCGATGGTGCCGTGCCGTGGTCGGTCGGCGGGCACACCGACCCGTGGGATCACGTGGAAAACCTGATGGCGCTGACGGTGGCCGGGCTGATCGAACCGGCCAGGGCCGGCTTCGAGTGGTGCCGCACCACCCAGCGCGCCGACGGTTCCTGGCCGATCCAGGTGCGGGGCGGCGTCGTCGAGGACGCCAACACCGACAGCAACTTCTGCGCCTATATCGCCACCGGGGTGTGGCATCACGTGCTGGTCACCGGGGACCGGCGCTTCGCCGTGCACATGTGGCCCACGGTGAGCCGGGCCATCGACCTGGTGCTCGGTATGCAACTTCCCGGCGGCCAGATCAGTTGGGCCCGAAGCGACGCCGGCATGATGGACGAGGCGCTGCTGACCGGGTGTGCCAGCATCTACCACAGCATCCGGTGCGCGCTGGCGCTGGCCAACTATCTCGGTGAAGCGCAGCCGGAATGGGAAGTGGCGGTCGGCGCGCTCGGCCACGCCATCACCGATCATCCGGAAGCCTTCGCCCCCAAAGATTCCCACGCGATGGAGTGGTACTACCCGGTGCTGGGCGGCGCGCTGCGCGGGGCCGCGGCGCATGCCCGCATCGCCGAACGCTGGAACGACTTCGTGGTCGACGGCCTCGGAATCCGGTGCGTGGACCACCGGCCGTGGGTTACCGGTGCCGAGACCTGCGAGCTGGTGATGGCACTGGACGCCATCGGTGCTCGCGCCAAGGCGCACGAACAGTTCGCGGCCATGCAGCATCTGCGCGAAGGGGACGGCTCGTACTGGACCGGGCTGGTGTTCGCCGACGGGAAACGCTGGCCCGAGGAGCGCACCACCTGGACCGGTGCGGCGATGATCCTGGCCGCCGACGCGCTGTCCTGCACCACCCCGGCCAGCGGCATCTTCCGCGGGGCCGGGCTGCCTCGTGGACTCGAAGGCGAATTCGACTGCGCCTGTGCGGCTTCCGGCCGCTAG
- a CDS encoding class I SAM-dependent methyltransferase — protein MLTVDYDRLGIGPGTSVIDVGCGAGRHSFEAYRRGADVIAFDQSVEDLNDVDAILTAMKEQGEAPAGARAEAVKGDALDLPYADGTFDVVIASEILEHVPADDRAIAELVRVLKPGGTLAVTVPRWLPEKVCWLLSDEYHANEGGHIRIYRADELRDKITARGVTFAHAHHAHALHSPFWWLKCAVGVDKPKHPAVTAYHKLLVWDMMSRPWLTRTAEDLLNPLIGKSVALYFTKPV, from the coding sequence GTGCTGACCGTCGACTATGACCGGCTGGGCATCGGGCCCGGCACCTCGGTGATCGACGTGGGCTGCGGTGCGGGCCGGCACTCGTTCGAGGCCTACCGGCGCGGCGCCGACGTCATCGCCTTCGACCAGAGTGTCGAGGACCTCAACGATGTGGACGCCATCCTGACCGCGATGAAGGAGCAGGGCGAGGCGCCGGCCGGGGCGCGCGCGGAGGCGGTCAAGGGTGACGCCCTGGACCTGCCCTACGCCGACGGCACCTTCGACGTGGTGATCGCCTCGGAGATCTTGGAGCACGTGCCCGCCGACGATCGCGCGATCGCCGAACTGGTCCGGGTGCTCAAACCCGGCGGCACGCTGGCGGTGACCGTGCCGCGCTGGTTGCCGGAGAAGGTGTGCTGGCTGCTGTCCGACGAATACCACGCCAACGAGGGCGGCCACATCCGTATCTATCGCGCCGACGAACTGCGCGACAAGATCACCGCGCGGGGTGTGACGTTCGCCCACGCCCACCACGCCCACGCCCTGCACTCACCGTTCTGGTGGCTGAAATGCGCTGTCGGCGTTGACAAACCGAAACACCCGGCGGTCACGGCCTACCACAAGCTGTTGGTGTGGGACATGATGAGCCGGCCCTGGCTGACCCGCACCGCCGAGGACCTGCTCAACCCGCTGATCGGCAAGAGCGTGGCGCTGTACTTCACCAAGCCGGTCTGA
- a CDS encoding glycosyltransferase family 4 protein: MRIALLSYRSKTHCGGQGVYVRHLSRGLVELGHQVEVFSGQPYPEGLDPRVTLTQVPSLDLYREPDPFRVPHPSEIRDHIDVLELATMWSAGFPEPRTFCMRAARILAGRRDDFDVVHDNQSLGAALLGVAKDIPLVATVHHPITRDRVLEVAAAPWWRKPLVRRWYGFAEMQKRVARRIPELLTVSSTSAADIAEDFGVSEDQLHVVPLGVDTELFRPAEQRVPGRIIAIASADVPLKGVSNLLHAVARLRARHNLDVQLVSKLEPNGPTEKLIAELGISDIVHASSGLPDEELAGLLASAEIACIPSLYEGFSLPAVEAMASGTPIVASRAGALPEVLGTEGACARLVPPGDIDRLTAVLGELLDSPAQRRTLGAAGRRRALDVFSWESVAAQTVAVYEKAIERKTTC; the protein is encoded by the coding sequence GTGCGCATCGCCCTTCTCTCCTACCGGAGCAAGACGCATTGCGGTGGCCAGGGTGTGTACGTGCGGCACCTGTCGCGCGGGCTCGTCGAGCTCGGACACCAGGTGGAGGTGTTCTCCGGGCAGCCCTATCCGGAAGGCCTCGACCCGCGCGTCACGCTGACGCAGGTGCCCAGCCTGGACCTGTACCGCGAACCCGATCCGTTCCGGGTGCCGCACCCGAGCGAGATCCGGGACCACATCGATGTGCTGGAACTGGCGACCATGTGGTCGGCCGGCTTCCCCGAGCCGCGCACCTTCTGCATGCGGGCCGCGCGCATCCTGGCCGGGCGCCGCGACGACTTCGACGTGGTGCACGACAACCAGAGCCTGGGCGCGGCACTGCTGGGCGTCGCGAAGGACATCCCGCTGGTCGCCACCGTGCATCACCCCATCACCCGGGACCGGGTGCTCGAGGTGGCCGCGGCCCCGTGGTGGCGCAAGCCGCTGGTGCGGCGCTGGTACGGATTCGCCGAGATGCAGAAGCGGGTGGCCCGCCGCATTCCGGAACTGCTGACCGTCTCCAGCACCTCGGCCGCCGATATCGCCGAGGACTTCGGGGTGTCCGAGGACCAGCTGCACGTGGTGCCGCTGGGGGTGGACACCGAACTGTTCCGGCCCGCCGAACAGCGGGTGCCCGGGCGCATCATCGCGATCGCCAGCGCCGACGTGCCGCTCAAGGGGGTGAGCAACCTGCTGCACGCCGTTGCCCGGTTGCGCGCCCGGCACAACCTCGACGTGCAGTTGGTGTCCAAGCTGGAACCCAACGGCCCCACCGAGAAGCTGATCGCCGAACTCGGCATCTCCGATATCGTGCACGCCTCCAGCGGGCTGCCGGACGAGGAGTTGGCCGGACTGCTGGCGTCCGCCGAGATCGCTTGCATCCCTTCGCTGTACGAGGGATTCTCGCTGCCGGCGGTGGAGGCGATGGCCAGCGGTACACCCATCGTGGCCAGCCGGGCCGGGGCGCTGCCGGAGGTGCTGGGCACCGAGGGTGCGTGTGCGCGCCTGGTGCCGCCCGGCGATATCGACCGGCTCACCGCGGTGCTCGGCGAATTGTTGGATTCCCCGGCGCAGCGCCGCACGCTCGGCGCGGCCGGCCGCCGACGGGCATTGGACGTGTTCAGTTGGGAATCCGTGGCCGCCCAGACGGTTGCGGTGTACGAGAAGGCGATCGAGAGGAAGACGACGTGCTGA
- a CDS encoding nicotinamidase has protein sequence MRALIVVDVQRDFCEGGSLAVAGGAEVARALTALLSAHEYDHVVATKDHHIDPGSHFSDEPDYRESWPRHCVAGTPGVQFHPDFDPSAVEAVFTKGEYAAAYSGFEGADASGTGLASWLRSRGVDEVDVVGIATDYCVKATAADAAAEGFRTRVLLDLTAGVAPTSTAEAVDALRSAGVEVV, from the coding sequence ATGCGAGCCTTGATCGTCGTCGACGTGCAACGCGACTTCTGCGAGGGCGGCTCACTGGCCGTGGCCGGTGGCGCCGAGGTCGCCCGGGCGCTGACCGCGCTGTTGAGTGCGCACGAGTACGACCATGTGGTGGCCACCAAGGACCACCACATCGATCCCGGTTCGCATTTCTCCGACGAGCCGGATTACCGGGAGTCCTGGCCGCGCCACTGCGTGGCGGGTACGCCAGGGGTGCAGTTCCATCCGGACTTCGACCCGTCGGCGGTCGAGGCGGTGTTCACCAAGGGTGAGTACGCGGCCGCCTACAGCGGTTTCGAGGGTGCCGACGCGTCGGGCACCGGGTTGGCTTCGTGGCTGCGGTCGCGCGGGGTGGACGAGGTGGACGTGGTGGGTATCGCCACCGACTACTGCGTGAAGGCGACCGCGGCCGACGCGGCGGCCGAGGGTTTCCGCACCCGCGTGCTGCTCGATCTCACCGCGGGCGTGGCACCGACGAGTACGGCGGAGGCGGTCGACGCCTTGCGTTCGGCCGGCGTCGAGGTCGTCTAG